The stretch of DNA GACCGCTGCGCCGCCGCCCGGTGTCTCTCTCGCTCGGCCGTTTTCCGCCCCATTCGGCGCATGGTCGCTGACTCGCTCGCCCCGCACCGGCATCGCCTCGCTGACCAGCTCCCAACGACCGTCTCGCTCCCGCCAGTACTGCGCGAACCGCACCGGCAGCGAGGCAGCACGCCAGAAATCCGCCCGATCCATCAGCTGCCAGTGTAGGTGCGGCTCCGTCGAGTGACCCGAATGCCCGCACCGGCCGATCACGTCGCCCGCCTGCACCCGCTGACCCGGCCGCACCGTAACGCTCCCGCACTGGAGATGGGCTGACAGACTGTACTCCCCCGGCGCATGCTCGATCACCACGAAGTTGCCCAACGGATCCCGTGTCAGCGGGTCGATGATCCCGATCCCTCGAGAGTCGTGGTGACCGTCGCGCACCGCGACCACCGTCCCATCGGCGGCCGCGAGGATCGGCCGACCCCATGCGAAATACTCCTCTGGCCGGCGTACATCCGGCGGCGCCGTCCGGCCGGCTCCATCGGTCACGACCAGGTCGAGCGCGTACCGTTGACCGACCAGCGACCAAGAATGCGACGTCTCCGGATCAGGTCCCCCGTTGGCAACGGTCCATACGCCTTCGACCGGCAGGCGATACCGTCCACGCGGTCGCCAGTCGTGCGGTCCCGGCATACCCGAACGATAGCGGAGTCTGGCTGCCCCCTCCCCGATCAGATGGCGCACGGTGAAAAGCCACACGAACGGCGAGAGGAGTCCGATCAGCTGGCTCGCGACAAAACGCACCGTCCAGCCCACTCCAGCCTGCCGACTCCACCGCGCGATGCGGTATAGCCAGGGCAGTAGGCTCGCCACGAGCGCCCACCGCAGCGGCGCCACCACCGCTAGCCGGTCGTCCAGCATCGGCAGGACCCAGCCCGCCACCCCGAGCAAGAACAGTTCCGTCTCCCAACGCTCGAGCACGTCGAGCAGGCGCCTCATCGCTCCACTTCCTCCCGTGCGTCACCGGGACGTGCCCCGTCACTGACCGCCACTGGTCCGCGCGCTCCCACCCGCCCAGCCAGCACCTCGCGCGGAAAGCCGACCACCTCCAGCGCGACGGCCGCGGTGACGACGAGGAGGATCAGGAGAAAAGCCACGCTCAGCGCCTCGGCCAGCGCGCGCTCCGAGCTGGCACGCAGCGCGTCGCTCAGGCTCGGCCGCTGCGCCGGATCGAGCAATGCGTCGATCGCTGCCCGTTCCCCCAGCCGCTGCTGGATCACCCCGTTGAGCACGGCACCCAGCACGGCCACCCCCACCGCCCCACCGATCGTCCGCGACAAGCCGACCAGCGCCGTCGCGATGCCCCGCTCGCTCCACGCGACCGCGTTCTGCACCGCGATCAGGAACGCCGTCGCGCTGAACCCCATCCCGACCCCGAAGAGCGCTGCCGCAGCCACCGCCCACCCCAGGACCGGCCAACGCGGGACGACTTGCAGGACGAGCGCACCAGCCAGCATCGCGCCCATACCGAGCACCACCGAACTCCGGAAGCCGAAGCGCAGGATGACGCGACCAGCTGCCGTCGAGGCTACCGACCAGCTGACAGCGAACGGCATGATCGTCAGGCCAGCCGTCGTCGCCGTCCCCGCTCCCAGACCCTGCATCGCCAGCGGGAGGAACGAGATCAGCCCGAACATCCCCGCTCCGATCAGGATGCTGCCCAGCCCGACGACGGCCATCAACCGACGGCGGACGAGTTCCGGTGGAACGATCGGCAGGGCCGCCCGCTGCTCCGTACGCCAAAAGAGCACGAGGAGCGCCGCTCCTCCCAGCGCCGCCCCGACTGCGACGACCGGCGCCGCTCCTCGTCCCTCCCCAGCAGCCGAAAGTCCCGAGAGCAGCAGCGTCATCCCAGCCGTCAGGAGGAGCGCACCCCGATAGTCCAGCCGGTGCTCACGCCGCCCCACCCGCTCCTGCAGTGCTGCCCCCAACAGGCCGAGCGCGACCAGCCCGACCGGCACGTTCAGGTAGAAGATCCAGCGCCAACCGGCCAGGTCGGTGACCGCAGCCCCCACGCTCGGTCCCGCCACCGCCGCAGCACCCCAGACGGCGCTCGTCAGCCCCTGCAAGCGGGCCCGCTGCTCGAGCGGGAAGAGATCCCCCAGGACGGTCAGCGTCACTGGGATGATTCCGCCCGCTCCCAGTCCCTGCAGCGCGCGGAACAGGACCAGCTGCAGCATCGATTGGGCCAGGCCACAGAGCGCCGATCCGGCCAGGAAGAGCGTGATCGCTGCGAGCAGGATCCGCTTGCGCCCATACAGGTCAGCCAGCCGACCGTACAAGGGGATCGTGGTCGTCGAGGTCAACAGATACGCCGTAACGACCCAGGGGTAGAGCGCGAAACCGCGCAATTCCCCGACGATCGTCGGCATGGCCGTCCCGACGATCGAAACGTCCAGGGCAGCCAGAAAGGTCGCCGCGAGCACGCCGCTCACGATGGCGACGGTCCGCCTCCGTCCGAGCTCCGGTCGTTGTGCTAGCGGCCACACCATGGCGACCCTCTCGACCCGGTCAGAAAGGCAGCGAACCTCGTCGGAACCGTCCTCGTGCTCGTCAACCGGCACTGCCGCGATTACCATATCGCGTGAGCCGCATCGGCAAGCACGACCTGCAGGCGGCAGGGCGCAGTCTACGGTGCGAGCCGGAGGGCAGCAAGATGAGCGTGACCACCATTCGCGGACGACAGCTCGTTCGGGCGTCGTCGACCGGACGATGGGTCCAGTTGCTCCTCAGCCTGGCCGTGCTGTCGGCAGTTGTCGCGTGGCCATCGCTCGCCACTGCCGCGCCGACCGGGCACGACGCGTTCCTCGACACCTGGGCGCGCAGCGACTTGCCCGTCGCCGAAGGCCGCGTCGACCGCACCTGGATGTGGGGACCCGAGCCGTTCACGGTACCGCTTCGCGAGCCCTACGTCGACGCGCCGGGTGGCACGCGCCTCGTCCAGTACTTCGACAAGTCCCGCATGGAGATCACCGACCCGGCGGCTGACCGCGCGTCACCCTGGTACGTGACCAACGGGCTCCTCGCCAAGGAGCTGGTCACCGGCCAGCTCCAGCTCGGTGACCAGACCTTTCAGATGCATCCTCCCGCAGTCGTCAACGTCGCCGGTGACCCCGACGATCCAGCGGCTCCGACCTACGCTACGTTCGCCGCGCTGCTCGCCGCACCACCGCTGCCCGCCGGCAGCGCCGTGACGCAGACACTCGATCGTGCCGGCCAGGTGGGGAACGACCCGGCCCTGGCACGCTATGGCGTGACCGCCGCCCTCCTCGTCTCGGAGACCGGCCACACCGTCGCCTCGGTCTTCTGGAGCTTCATGAACAGTCGTGGCACGGTCTACACTGGCTGGCGGTTCCGCGAGGATGCGCTCTTTCCCAATCCCTTTTACGCCACTGGCTTCCCGATCACCGAGCCCTACTGGACGCGCGTCCGCGTCGGTGGCACGCCGCGCGACGTGCTCGTCCAGTGCTTCGAGCGGCGCTGTCTCACCTACACGCCCGACAATCCGCCCGGCTGGCAGGTCGAGGCGGGCAACGTCGGGCAGCACTACTACCGCTGGCGCTACGAACAGCTGGGACAACCGGTCCAGGAGGCGGGCGTCTACCAGTTGGCCACAGTCACCAACGTGGTCGATGGCGACACGATAGACGTCCGCTTCGCCGATGGTCGCACCGCCCGGGTCCGCCTGATCGGCGTCGACACCCCTGAGGTGTACGGTGAGGTCGAGTGTTTCGGCGTGGCTGCCTCGCAGTTCACAGCCGAGTGGTTGGCCGGCAAGGAGGTGGCGCTCCAGCGCGACGTCTCGGAGACCGACCGCTACGGGCGGCTCCTCCGCTACGTCTGGATCGGCCCGTATCTCTTCAACGAGGTGCTGGTCCGGCGCGGCTACGCCGGCGTCGCCACCTATCCGCCGGACGTCACCTACGCCGGGCGTTTCGTCGAAGCCGAGCGAGCGGCGCGGGAGGAACGGGCCGGGGTGTGGGGCATCTGCCCGGTTCCGCCAGTGGGACGCGATACGGAACCGGCCCCACCGCCGGGACCAGCGCCATCCCCGTCACCGACGCCGACGCCAGCACCCAACTGCGATCCGAGCTATCCGACGGTCTGCATCCCGCCACCGCCCCCCGACCTCGACTGCGCGGATATCCCCTACCGTCGTTTCCCGGTCCTCCCACCCGATCCGCATCGCTTCGACCCGGACCGCGACGGCATCGGCTGCGAGAGCGGATAGCTCGGACACCGACGAGCCAGCGAACGCACCCCTGTCCGATCCGCTCTCGCGGCCTGTTGAGCATGGCATAACGATTCAGGACTGCACTGATTCGGCTGTCGCCCGCGTGGCGGGAAAGGATCGGGGAGGATCATCGGTCTCACTGCAGCCAGTGGTCGGTTGGGTCGACTCGTCATCGCCGAACTCCTCCGGCGAGTTCCCCCGACCGAGTGGTCGCACGCGCTCGCGATCCCAACGAGGCGAGTGACCTCGCTGCACAGGGTATCACTGTTCGCCCTGCCGACTACGACGATCCGGCGACGCTCGATGCAGCGCTCCGCGGCATCCAGCGCCTCCTGCTCATCTCGGGCAGCGAGGTCGGCCGGCGCGTCCAACAGCACCGGAACGTCATCACTGCCGCGGTACGCGCGGGCGTCCAGCTCCTCGCCGACACGAGCCTCCTCCACGCCAACCGCACGCCGCTCCGCTTCTTAGCTCTCGAGCACCCGGCGCCCGAGCACGCCCTGCAGGAGAGCGGTCTTTCCTAGGTCATCCTGCGCCACGGCTGGTATACCGAGAACTGCGAGGAACGCGCCCGTCACGCGGCGGCCATCGGCCAACTCGTCAGTGCGGCTGGCACAGCACGCCTGTCACCCGCACCCCGCGCCCACTATGCGGTTGCCGCCGCAGTTGTCCTCACTGGAGACGGGCACGTTGGGCAGATCGACGAACTGGCTGGTGATGAAGCCTGGACGATGGCTGATCTGGCCCAGGCCATCAGCGAGGTGGTCGGGCGGCCCATCGCCTTGCGCCTAGCCAGCCCTGCGGAGTACCGTGCCTTTCTTCTCTCAGGAGGCACGCCCGAATCCAGCGCTCACGTGCTCCTGACCATCGAGACCGGCATCGCGCCGGAGGCACTCTTCGACGACAGCCGGACGTTGAGTCGCCTCAGCGGCCGACCGACCACGCCGCTCCGCACAGTCCTGCGGACGTGGCTGCGCGCCTGAGTCAGCCACAGGCTGCGGCGGTCAGTCTCGCTCCACGTGAGGGCGCCCGGCCGCCAGCGCCGCCTCACCCGCGACGCGACGCACGCCGCTCCATCGCGCGTCGCTGCATGATCGGCTCATCTCTCAGCAGGCGCGGCTACGATTCCCTGCGGCCGCTGGGTGGGAACACCGGTGTTCCCGCAGCCGCTCCATCCTGGTACGCGGAGAATCGCGCGGTCACCGACCGACGATCCAGCCAGAGCCTCCGAGCAGGCGGTCGCGGGATCGGCCCGGCACGACCGCGCTCGATCACCCGAGAACACCGCAGTGGAAAGGGAGGTCTGCCGTGCGTCTTTTCCGCGCGTTCGCCGCGGGCACGCTGGGGATCGTGGGCGGGATTCTCCTCTTCGCATGGCTAGTCGCCTCCTTCGTCCTCGACCTGCTCGCGATCTACCTCACCTTCGGCGGCCTGGGGGTGCTCCTCGGCATCGTCTTGGCTCCCATCGTCTTCGTCATCGCACCGTGGTATGCCGGGCTCGCTCACGGCTTCTGGTGGCCGCTGATCGTCGAGTACGGCGGGCTGATCGTGTTGGCACTCCTCTTCTTCCTGACCGAGAAGCTGTTGGGCGCCCCCGACTGACCCCCACGACTCACCGCGCCGCCTCGGCGATGCCTGCCGATCACCCCGTCGCTTCTCTCGGTGCGGCCGGTTATCCGGTTGTCCCAGCCGCAACCGCACTGCGTACGACGGCCCCCGAGAGAGCCGGTCGCGGGTCCAGCCAGCCCTGCGACGATACATCTGCCCTCTTGAGTCACCGGTCCTTCCTCGTCGAGAGGGGAACCGCGTCTCGGTTCAGCAGGTAGCCGCAAAGTCCGTTCCGATTCGGGACGATGTTCCCAGAAGTCGTTCACTGCTCCCGCCGATGCTCATCGACGAGAGAAAGGACGCACGGTGCTGATGCGCGACGTCTTCCTGCGTCGCCAGCCGATCCTCACGCGTCGTCTCGACGTCTGGGGCTACCAGGTCAGCGCGAGTCACCCGAGCTTCGTGCAGCCGCCGCCTGCGCTGAGTGGGTCCGCCACGCATCCCGACCCGTCGGAGGCCGAAGCTCGGCTGTTGTTCGACGCGCTCGCCGAAGTCGGGCTCCCCGCCCTGGTCGGCGACTCCATAGCGCTCATCGAGCTTTCTCCCGCCGCGGCGCTCGCTGCCCAGGACTTCTTGGCGGGACTCGCGACGCCGGACCGGCTGATCCCGCTCCTGACGCTCGAACCCCCACCCGATCGACAACTCCTGCTCGATGCGATCGCCGCACTGCGCAGCCACGGCTTTCGCGTCGGAACCGCTGGTGTTCCGAGCGATGAGGTGCTGCAGGCAGTCACCCGGACGATCGATCTCGTCGCCGTGGAGTACAGCCGAGCGAACACTCGACTGGACACACTGGCCAGTCACCTTCGCGCGGGGCGTGCCCTCCTTTTGGTCACGGGGATCGAGGACTATCAGGCCTTCGACCGATGCCGGGAACAGCGCGTGACGCTGTTCGCTGGGACATTCCTCGCGCTCCCGCGCCCCGTCCGCGCGCTCCGTGCCCCGACCAGCCGCGCGCTCCTCCTGTTGCTCGCGCGACTGCAAGATCCCGAGGTGGAATTCTCCGAACTCGAGGCACTGATCTCCCTCGACGTCGGCCTGACCTATCGGCTCTTGCGACTCGTCAATACGGTCTGGCTCGGTCGGCGGCGCATCGAGTCGGTTCGCCAGGCTCTGCTCGTGCTCGGTACGCGTCTGGTCTCCGCCTGGGTAACGCTCCTGCTCATGGCGGACATTCCCGACAAGCCTCAGGAATTGCTTACCCTGGCGATCGTCCGTGCGCGCATGGCTGAACTCGTCGCCGCCGCACGCGGGCGAACCAGCCGCGAATCGGCCTTCTTGGTGGGGCTGCTGTCGGTCCTCGATGCGCTGCTCGATCAGCCGATGTCCGACCTCGTCGCAGCTCTCCCACTCGCTGACGAGCTCGCGGCTGCACTGCTCCACCGGGAAGGTGAGCTCGGCCTCGTCCTCGATATCGTTCTGGCCTACGAGCGTGGCGATTGGCTGCGCCTACCCGCAAGCGGACTTCGACCATCGCTCCTCAGCTCGGCGTACGTGGATGCGCTGGCCTTCGCCCGCGAGATCGAGTCAGCATTGGCTGCGTGAATGTCCGTTCGCGAACTACTCATCGCTCGACAACCGGTCTTCGACCGCCACCTGGAAACGGCCGCCTACGAACTTCGCTACGGTCAGCCCGGCGGGCATGCTGGTGCGCCGTCGACGCAGGACGCAGAGCGCTTTCTCGACACCATACTGGACCTAGGGCTCGACCAACTGGTCGGTGCTCGCGCTGCCATCGTCGCCTTCCCTCCTTCCTTTCTCAGCAGCTCGCTCCCCGAACTGGTCGCATTCCTTCCGGCCGATCGTCTGATGGTGCTCGTCGAGCTCCCAGACTACCTGCGCAGCGATGTGCGCGACGCACTACGCCGACTCGCCCACCACGGCTGCCAGATCCTTCTCGGACTCGATCTTCTCGAGACGCACCCACCCTCGATCGATGACGTCGATGCCGTCCGGGTGCGGCTCCCGGATCCCATAGTGCTCCAGGAGCAGCGCATACGCCTCGAAGCGCTGCTCGCGGAACTCCTCGCACCGCTCGCCTCCTTTCGGTCCGGAACCTTGCGTGTTCTCGTCTCGGACATTCGAACCTATCATGAGTTCGTGGTGTGCCGTGACTTCGGCGTCGATCTGTTCCAAGGCCCCTTCCTCTTCCGACCGCTCATCGTGCGGGGATACCACCGACCAGTGTCCGATGCTGCGCTTCTCCTGCTTTCCCGTCTTGCCGATCCAGCGATCGACTTCGAGGAGATCGAACGCCTCCTCGCTCAGGACGTCCAACTCACTTACAAACTGCTCAAGCTCGTCAACAGTGTCTGGTTCGCTCGACGCAGCCGGATCGATTCGCTCCGGCAGGCGCTGCTCGTCCTCGGGATACGCAACGTGGCAGCGTGGGTCACGGTGCTCGTTCTGGCCGGCATAGAGAACAAGCCGGTCGAACTCGTCCGTACCGCTGTTCTACGGGCTCGCCTGTGCGAGTTGCTTGCCGCAGCGACCGGCTCTGCGTCGCGCGAGACAGCCTTCTTGACCGGGCTGCTCTCGGTGCTCGACGCTGCCCTCGATCGACCGCTCGAGGCAGCGCTCGCTCCGCTGCCTCTCGCTAGCGAAGTAGTGGCAGCGCTCCTCGAACAGCGCGGCCCGCTCGGTCGGCTCCTCCAGCTCGTGCGCGCCTATGAGTCCGGCGACTGGCCGCATCTCGCCGATCTCCCGCTGGCCGCATCGGTCGTGACCGAAGCCTACATCGATGCGCTCGCCTTCACTGCCGAAGTGATCGGTGCGCTCGAGCAGACGTCCTAGACCAGACCAGGAAGTGCCGCCGGACGTTCGAGGAAGACGGCGATCACGCGACCGAGTGCCCGCGGTCGCTCTTCGGGGAGAAAGTGACTCGCCTGCTGGAAGCTGAGGAAGCGAGCTCCAGGGATAGCACTGGCCAGTTCGCGCGCTTCGTCCACGCCGAATTGGGGATCGCGCGCCCCCCAGGCCAACAGAAGCGGGAGTCCGCCCCTCCCACGCTCGACGAGCGTTGCCCGCCAACGTGCCAGGTCGTCAGCCGAGAACGGGGGCACCCGCATCGAGCGGATGAGCGTCCGGCGGTATCCCAACTCGAACGGTTCCCAGTACCTAGCCAACATCGCGCGATCCAGCACGCTCTGATCGTTCAGATACCGACGCAGCGCGGCTGCCAGCATCCACGGTCGGGCCAACGCCAGGGCGATCTCCCCGAGCACCGGTATCCGCAAGAGTTGCAAGGGCGAGAGGCTCCCACCCCGCCACCGCTCGATTCGGAAGCTCGTGTTGGTCACCACCAGATGGGTGACCCGATCCGGCCACCGCTCGACCAGCGCTGCGGCGACGAGCACGCCAAAGTCATGGCCAACCAGAGCACAGCGCTCCACCCGCAAGCGATCCAGCAAGGCACTCAGACGCTCCGCCAGTTGCGCCACCGTCTCGGCACCATGCCGCGGCTTGTCCGAGCGACCGAACCCGAGAAGATCCGGGGCGATGACACGCCGCTCTCGTGCCAGCACCGGCAGGACCTTGCGCCACAAAAAGCTCGAAGTCGGGATGCCGTGCAGGAGCACGACCGGCTCTCCCTCACCGCTCTCGCGGAAGAACCAGCGCCATCCCTCCACATAAACGAAAGCTCCGTCGGCCGTCCGCACTTCAGCCATCCGTTGTTCCTCACCCGGTGCACCCCGTCTTCGGTCGACTTCACTCGACCAGGCCGCCATCCGCGCCGCGCGAGCCCGTGAAACGACGCCAGCGCCCTCCATCGCCCCAGCGATAGAGTAGCATCGTCCTGGGGAGGCACGCGATGGTGAGCCCGGAACAGTTCCGCGACGTCATGGCCAGGCACGCTGCCGGTGTCACCGTGGTGACCACCGCCGGGCCGACCGGCTATCACGGCGTGACCGTGACCGCCTTCTGCCCGCTCTCGCTCGATCCCCCGCTCGTCCTCGTCTGCATCGACCGCCAGCAGCAGAGTCATCGGCTACTCGAGACGGCCGCCGGCTGGGTCGTCAATCTCCTCTCCCGCGATCAGGAGTTCTTGGCTGAGCAGTTCGCCGGACGTGCCCCTCTGGCCGATTCGCGCTTCTCCCGCCTGCCCCATCACCTGGGCCCTCTAGGAATCCCCCGTCTGGACGGCTGCCTCGCCTGGATCGACTGCCGACCCTGGGCTCGCTACGAGGGGGGTGACCATTCCATCTTCGTGGGCCAGGTCGTCGCGCTCGATCTCGGTCCAGCGAACGACCCTCTCATTTATTTCGAGCGCCAGTACTATGAGCTCGCCTGGTAGATCCAACTCCCCTCGATCCCTTGTCTTCCTGATCCGCCGGGGGCCGATCCGAGACACCAGCGCGGCGCGAACCAGCATGCACTCCGCGGCGATCCACCTCCCGAGAACGAGACTGCACCGATCCCACGAGTACACTATGAAAAGAGGCCTGGTTTGCCTCGGGAGCGAACGATGCACGAGCCGACCAGCAGCGAACCGATCGCGCCGACCGACGTGTCGAGCGACCGCCGGGCACAACGACCCCTCTGGCACCTCCTCGCGCTCAATATCGCCCTGCTCGCTGTCCTGGTCAGTGCGGTCTGGCTTGCCCTCTGGTTCCTGCGCCAGAGCGAGGTTCCTCGTCCTGCTCCGTCCGCTGGCGACTTCCTCGCCGCTCAGGCCTTGACCATCGGGACGGTCGCGCCGGAGTTCACGCTTCCCCAACTCGATGGCGGCCAGATCAGTCTCAGTCAGTTCCGCGGGCGACCGGTTCTGGTCAACTTTTGGGCTTCCTGGTGCGCACCATGCCGATCCGAGATGCCAGCTCTGCAGCAGGTGGCCGCGCAGTACGCCGGGAGCGGCCTCGTCGTCATCGGCATCAACCAGCTGGAAGATGTGCCCACGGTGCGGGGGTTCGTCCGAGAATTCGGCCTCACCTTCCCGATCGCACTCGACCGCGACGGGGTCACCAGTCGCGCCTGGCGGGTCTACGGCATTCCGCAGACGTATCTCGTCGGTCCGGATGGGACGATCCGCAAAGCCTGGGTCGGTCCCGTCACCGAGCAATCGGTGACACGCGCCCTCGACGAAATGGGGATCCGACCCACTCCCAGCTGACCGGCGTCACCACGCTCACTGTGCCGCTTCGATCGACTCGCGCCGAAACCGCTCCAGGCGGAAGAGTGCCGCTGGCTGCGCTCCGGAATCGATCGCCAGTGCGGCGACGAGTTCGCCGATCGCGGGAGCGAACTTGAAACCATGCCCGGAACACGCGCTGCAGAGAACGACCTGTGGCCGAAGGGGGTGCCGATCGATGAGAAAATGATGATCGGGTGTGACCGTGTAGAGGCAGGTGAGATACCACAGCACCGCTCCCCCAGCTTCGGGCCAGTACCGTTCCAGTGCGTGGCGCAGTTCGGCGATTTCCTCGCTCGTCGCCGTACGTCGGACCGTTTGCGGTGTGCAGACTTCTCCCGTATCGTGCCGGCCGAACTTCACCCCTTGTCCCGGCAGTTCCGGAAACGCGCTGTAGAGCCCTGTTTCGTCCTCCCAGAGGGCGAAGGGAAAACGATCCGCCGCGTAGCGTCCCCCGGCCCGGGGTGCGAAGTGCACGTGCAGGATACGCCACACCTCGAGTGGTAATCCGAGCTCTGGGACGAGCTGACTCAACCACGCTCCCGCCGCCAGCACCAACCGATCCGCCCGAAAGGTTCCAGCCGGCGTTTCCACGCGGACGCCGTCACCATCGACCGCCCAGGCGATCACTGGCGTCTCATGCCGGAGTTGTGCTCCCGCGGCCGTGGCGCGGTCGAGCATGGCTGCCACCGCTGCCTCCGGGTCGATCAACCCAGCCTCCGGCTCGAACACAGCCACCTGTTCGGGTGCTAACCGCAACCCTGGAAAACGCGCCATCGCCTCGCTGGCCTCCAGCAGTTCATGCGCGAGTCCATGCGCACGAACGCTCGCCAGCACCCCGCTCACGAGCGAGCTGTCCGGTCGCCCCACGTAGAGCCCTCCCGTCATCCGGAGGAGCGACTGGCCGCTCTCGGCCTCCAGTTGCCGCCAGAGCGTCCACGCCCGCCGGACCAACGGGACGTACTCCGGCGACTCGTAGTAAGCTGTCCGGATGATCCGCGTCTTGCCGTGCGACGAACCGCGATCGTGCCCGCGGCGGAAGGCGTCCAGCCCGAGTACGCGGAAGCCACTGCGTGCAAGCGCCCACGCCGTCGCGGCGCCCATCGCGCCGAGACCGATCACGATCACCTCTGAGCTGCGCATCGGCCCTCCTCGCGTTCGTTTCGACGCCCTTGCGCTCTCAGTGCTTTCACGACACGTCCTTTGCCCCGCGCGAGTCTTCTCTGCGGCCAGCCTGATCGCCTGGTGGGATCGAACCGACGGCTGCGACAGGCTCGTGCGCGTCGCCCCGCTCGCGCCCTCCCTCCGCGCTGGATCGCTAGCGCGAGATGCTCACCGCGCCGCGAGAGGACACCCACCCCGAGAGGCCACTCCTGCCTCCCCGTATACCCGCTGCCCAAACACATCGGGAGCAGCGGCGGATCGAGAGCGGCACGAGCGCGTCGCTCGCGGAAACCTGACGAGGAGATCTTCGCAACCACGTGCGACTGTCCCGCAGCTGCACCTGGACCTCGACCAGTACCCA from Thermomicrobium roseum DSM 5159 encodes:
- a CDS encoding EAL and HDOD domain-containing protein, whose protein sequence is MRDVFLRRQPILTRRLDVWGYQVSASHPSFVQPPPALSGSATHPDPSEAEARLLFDALAEVGLPALVGDSIALIELSPAAALAAQDFLAGLATPDRLIPLLTLEPPPDRQLLLDAIAALRSHGFRVGTAGVPSDEVLQAVTRTIDLVAVEYSRANTRLDTLASHLRAGRALLLVTGIEDYQAFDRCREQRVTLFAGTFLALPRPVRALRAPTSRALLLLLARLQDPEVEFSELEALISLDVGLTYRLLRLVNTVWLGRRRIESVRQALLVLGTRLVSAWVTLLLMADIPDKPQELLTLAIVRARMAELVAAARGRTSRESAFLVGLLSVLDALLDQPMSDLVAALPLADELAAALLHREGELGLVLDIVLAYERGDWLRLPASGLRPSLLSSAYVDALAFAREIESALAA
- a CDS encoding EAL and HDOD domain-containing protein, which codes for MSVRELLIARQPVFDRHLETAAYELRYGQPGGHAGAPSTQDAERFLDTILDLGLDQLVGARAAIVAFPPSFLSSSLPELVAFLPADRLMVLVELPDYLRSDVRDALRRLAHHGCQILLGLDLLETHPPSIDDVDAVRVRLPDPIVLQEQRIRLEALLAELLAPLASFRSGTLRVLVSDIRTYHEFVVCRDFGVDLFQGPFLFRPLIVRGYHRPVSDAALLLLSRLADPAIDFEEIERLLAQDVQLTYKLLKLVNSVWFARRSRIDSLRQALLVLGIRNVAAWVTVLVLAGIENKPVELVRTAVLRARLCELLAAATGSASRETAFLTGLLSVLDAALDRPLEAALAPLPLASEVVAALLEQRGPLGRLLQLVRAYESGDWPHLADLPLAASVVTEAYIDALAFTAEVIGALEQTS
- a CDS encoding TlpA family protein disulfide reductase — its product is MHEPTSSEPIAPTDVSSDRRAQRPLWHLLALNIALLAVLVSAVWLALWFLRQSEVPRPAPSAGDFLAAQALTIGTVAPEFTLPQLDGGQISLSQFRGRPVLVNFWASWCAPCRSEMPALQQVAAQYAGSGLVVIGINQLEDVPTVRGFVREFGLTFPIALDRDGVTSRAWRVYGIPQTYLVGPDGTIRKAWVGPVTEQSVTRALDEMGIRPTPS
- a CDS encoding alpha/beta fold hydrolase, producing the protein MAEVRTADGAFVYVEGWRWFFRESGEGEPVVLLHGIPTSSFLWRKVLPVLARERRVIAPDLLGFGRSDKPRHGAETVAQLAERLSALLDRLRVERCALVGHDFGVLVAAALVERWPDRVTHLVVTNTSFRIERWRGGSLSPLQLLRIPVLGEIALALARPWMLAAALRRYLNDQSVLDRAMLARYWEPFELGYRRTLIRSMRVPPFSADDLARWRATLVERGRGGLPLLLAWGARDPQFGVDEARELASAIPGARFLSFQQASHFLPEERPRALGRVIAVFLERPAALPGLV
- a CDS encoding flavin reductase family protein gives rise to the protein MVSPEQFRDVMARHAAGVTVVTTAGPTGYHGVTVTAFCPLSLDPPLVLVCIDRQQQSHRLLETAAGWVVNLLSRDQEFLAEQFAGRAPLADSRFSRLPHHLGPLGIPRLDGCLAWIDCRPWARYEGGDHSIFVGQVVALDLGPANDPLIYFERQYYELAW
- a CDS encoding MDR family MFS transporter is translated as MVWPLAQRPELGRRRTVAIVSGVLAATFLAALDVSIVGTAMPTIVGELRGFALYPWVVTAYLLTSTTTIPLYGRLADLYGRKRILLAAITLFLAGSALCGLAQSMLQLVLFRALQGLGAGGIIPVTLTVLGDLFPLEQRARLQGLTSAVWGAAAVAGPSVGAAVTDLAGWRWIFYLNVPVGLVALGLLGAALQERVGRREHRLDYRGALLLTAGMTLLLSGLSAAGEGRGAAPVVAVGAALGGAALLVLFWRTEQRAALPIVPPELVRRRLMAVVGLGSILIGAGMFGLISFLPLAMQGLGAGTATTAGLTIMPFAVSWSVASTAAGRVILRFGFRSSVVLGMGAMLAGALVLQVVPRWPVLGWAVAAAALFGVGMGFSATAFLIAVQNAVAWSERGIATALVGLSRTIGGAVGVAVLGAVLNGVIQQRLGERAAIDALLDPAQRPSLSDALRASSERALAEALSVAFLLILLVVTAAVALEVVGFPREVLAGRVGARGPVAVSDGARPGDAREEVER
- a CDS encoding NAD(P)H-binding protein — encoded protein: MVARARDPNEASDLAAQGITVRPADYDDPATLDAALRGIQRLLLISGSEVGRRVQQHRNVITAAVRAGVQLLADTSLLHANRTPLRFLALEHPAPEHALQESGLS
- a CDS encoding M23 family metallopeptidase — encoded protein: MRRLLDVLERWETELFLLGVAGWVLPMLDDRLAVVAPLRWALVASLLPWLYRIARWSRQAGVGWTVRFVASQLIGLLSPFVWLFTVRHLIGEGAARLRYRSGMPGPHDWRPRGRYRLPVEGVWTVANGGPDPETSHSWSLVGQRYALDLVVTDGAGRTAPPDVRRPEEYFAWGRPILAAADGTVVAVRDGHHDSRGIGIIDPLTRDPLGNFVVIEHAPGEYSLSAHLQCGSVTVRPGQRVQAGDVIGRCGHSGHSTEPHLHWQLMDRADFWRAASLPVRFAQYWRERDGRWELVSEAMPVRGERVSDHAPNGAENGRARETPGGGAAVDHESGDGGRSAHGGSAGRQ
- a CDS encoding thermonuclease family protein, which produces MSVTTIRGRQLVRASSTGRWVQLLLSLAVLSAVVAWPSLATAAPTGHDAFLDTWARSDLPVAEGRVDRTWMWGPEPFTVPLREPYVDAPGGTRLVQYFDKSRMEITDPAADRASPWYVTNGLLAKELVTGQLQLGDQTFQMHPPAVVNVAGDPDDPAAPTYATFAALLAAPPLPAGSAVTQTLDRAGQVGNDPALARYGVTAALLVSETGHTVASVFWSFMNSRGTVYTGWRFREDALFPNPFYATGFPITEPYWTRVRVGGTPRDVLVQCFERRCLTYTPDNPPGWQVEAGNVGQHYYRWRYEQLGQPVQEAGVYQLATVTNVVDGDTIDVRFADGRTARVRLIGVDTPEVYGEVECFGVAASQFTAEWLAGKEVALQRDVSETDRYGRLLRYVWIGPYLFNEVLVRRGYAGVATYPPDVTYAGRFVEAERAAREERAGVWGICPVPPVGRDTEPAPPPGPAPSPSPTPTPAPNCDPSYPTVCIPPPPPDLDCADIPYRRFPVLPPDPHRFDPDRDGIGCESG